The genomic DNA CGGACACCTCACGCGCGAGGGAGACCGCCAGATCGACGAGGAACTCGGTACGGCGGCGGGGCACGAAGACGCCGGGATCCACGGTGATGCGCAGGCCGTGGAACCCGGCCCAGCCCAGGACGTGTTCGAGCGGCAGACCCGCGGCGCGCCGCTCGACCATCGTGGCGATCTCGCCGGGCGTGCGGGCGGTGGAGAGGATCAGCTCCGCCTCGTCCTCGGCGAAGACACAGCCGGCCGAACGGAGCGCGGCCACGACGGCGGAAGCGGAAGAAGAAGCGGAAGAAAGTGGTGGCATGGAAGCCGAGAGCCTTTCGGTGAGCCGAAGGGCGCCCTCGCGATCGCCTAGGGGCGGCGATCCGCACTGCTCGGAGAGGAGAGCACCCGACCTGACACAGCGGTAATGGGTCTCACCTCCTCGACATCCGCCCGGCCGGGGCGATCCACAGCCGGGACGACGACCCTAGCAGGAGCGGTCAGACACCGACGGACTCCTCCAACTCCTCCTCGGCGTCGGCCGGCTCCTCCCCGGCCGCCTTCTCCGCCGACGTCACGCCCACCGGCTTCGCGTGCGTGCGCCGGGGTGCGGCCGCACGGGCCCGTACGCGCTCCACCGCGCCGGCCACGGCGGTGAGCACCAGACCGGCCAGCAGCCAGACCACCAGCCTCCACACGTCGCCCGACAGGCCGTCCCGGCCGAAGTACAGGAGGCTGCGGACGCCTTCCACGAATCCGGCGCCGTTCCAGAAGGCGTGCAGGGTGCCGAAGAAGCCGTTCTGCAGCTCGGGGCGGAACAGGCCGCCGGAGCTGGTGAAGTTGAGCATCACGAAGAGCACCATCATGGCGAGGGTGGTCCAGCGCTTGAGGAACGTGTGGAGGCCCACGCCGATGAAGAGGATGCCCGCCGAGTAGAGCCAGCTCATCCCCCACACCGTCAGCAGGTCGTGGTGCGCGAGGTGGAACACGGGTCCGGCCAGCAGCGCACCGATGACGCTCACCACGCCGGAGACTCCGGCGGCCAGCAGCGCCCGGGCCCTCATGGGCAGCGTGGAGCCCGCGGCGCCGAGCGCGGCGACCGAGGCGTACGAGCCGATGCTCACCGCGATGAGCAGGAAGAACAGTCCCTGGCCCGTGGGGTCGTCGGCGGCCGGCGGCGCCACGTCGGTGACCTTGAGCGGGACGTCCCGCTGGGCGGCGACGGGCGTGAAGACCTTCTCGACGGCGGTGGCACCCATGTCGGACGCGGCCGTGGCGACGACCAGTTCGGGCGTCTTCGCGCTCGGCACATAGGCGCCCGTGATGTCACGGGACTTCAGCAGGTCGACCGCCTCGGCACGGCTCGCGACGGTCCGTACGTCGAGCTTGTCCCCGGCCTCGTCCTTGACCGTCTGGGCGAAGACCTTCGCCTCCGGGGCGGCCCCGACGACGGCGACGGGCAGATGGTTCGGCTCCGGTGTCACGAACGCGCCCATGTAGGCCAGCCCCATGCCGAGACACATCAGCAGGGGGGTGACCAGGTGCGTGAGCACATGACGCAGCGCCGGCGACCGCAGCCCGGTGTCCATGTGAACCCTCCTAAAGGTTGGCTTATACAACTCTCACTCAAGTTGTACTATACAACTAGGAGACGGAAGGAGGGGCCGTGAAGACAGTCGAAGGGCCCGATGAGACCGTTGTCACCGTCGAGGAACCCGGCGCGCACGGCGCGCACGGCGGGTCGGACGCGGAGGCGGCCGTCGAGACCATCCAGCGCGAGATGACGGCCTTCGCCCGCCGTGCCCGGGCCTCGGCGGGCCGGATGCACCCCGAGTTGTCGCTGGTGTCGTACACCCTGCTCGGGCACCTGGAGGAGAGCGGCGGCTGCCGCGCCACGGACCTCGCCACGCACTACACACTCGACAAGTCCACGGTGAGCCGTCAGGTGGCGGCACTGGAGCGCACGGGGCTCATCGAGCGGCGGCTCGATCCCGAGGACCACCGGGTACAGGTGCTGCATCTGACACAGGCGGGCCGAAGGATCCTGGCCCAGGTCACCGAGAGCCGCCGGGAGGCGTTCCACGAGCGCCTCGCCGACTGGCCGAAGGAGGATCTGGAGCGTTTCGCGGCCTATCTGCTGCGCTACAACGCGGCGGCGGGCGAGGGCCCGCTCAAGGAGAGGTCGGCGGACGGCTGACCCGTACCCCCTCGAGCGGCCCTCGTGGACTCCGCCTGCTCAGACACCCACTTGGCGGCCGGCCGGCACGTGCTCGGGCACCCGGGCCGCGAGGAACCTGGTCGTGCGGCGCAGCCGGAAGCCCAGGGCCTCGTAGAGGCGGATGGCGTTGGTGTTGCCCGCGCCGGTGTGCAGGAACGGGGTCTCGCCGCGTTCGCGGATGCCGTGGGCGACGGCCAGGACCAATCGGCCGGCCAGGCCCTCGCCGCGGAACTCCGGGTCGGTGCAGACCGCGCTGATCTCGGTCCAGCCCGGCGGATGCAGCCGCTCCCCCGCCATCGCGACGAGGGCGCCGCCCCGGCGGATCCCGAGATAGGTGCCGAGTTCCACGGTGCGTGGCAGGAAGGGGCCGGGCCTGGTGCGCTCGACCAGGTCCAGCATCTCGGGCACGTCCTCGGGGCCGAGGCGTACCGCCTCCGCGTCCGGGGCCGCCGCGATCCCGTTGTCGACGAGCTGGACGCCCGCGATGTCGAAGGTCACCTCCCAGCCGTCCGGGGCCCGGCCGCGGAACCCGGCGAGGGGCGCCTCTTCACCGGGCCCGACCAGCGCGGCGAGATCGGCCCAGTCGTCGGCATCGGGCTCGTCGGGCAGGCCCAGCCACGGCGAGACGTCGACGGGGTAGCGCAGGACACGGCCCCGGCGTTCGGCGAAGTGGGCGTGCGGGCCGGTGAGCGAGGCGAGCGCGGGGTTGTCGAGGACGTGGCGCTCCGGGCGCGGGCCGGCGATGTCCCGTGCGGGACGCGCTGCGGTCTCGCCGCTCACGTCGAGGGCGCGACGGTCGTCGCTCTGCCCCCTCACATCCAGCACATGGCCCTCGGCGCTCCGCCCGCGCACCTGCGGGACGCGGTCCCCGGCGCTCCGTCCGGCCTCCTCCGGCGCGCGGCCGTCGGTGTCCTGTGCGCTCATTCGGCGACCTCGATCACGACCTTGCCGCGGGCGTGGCCTTCCTCGACCGTGCGCAGGGCCTCGGCGGCCAGTTCGAGCGGGAATGTCCGCGTCACGTACGGCTTCAGCTCACCGCCGACGGCGAGCGCGGCCACGGCGTCCAGCACGGCCGCGGTGCGGGCCCGTGCCACCGGCGCGCCGCCCAGCCGCGCGACGGTCTCCCGGTCGGCGCCGGTGATCAGCTTCGTGCGGTCGGTGAGCAGCGTGGCCGCGGCCTCCAGGACCTCGCCGCCGACGAGGTCGAACACAGCGTCCACGTCGCCCGGAGCCGCCGCGCGCACCCGCTCGGCCAGCTCGGGACCGGAGGGCACGTGCACGGCGCTGAGCGATTCGACGAGGTCCTTCTTGGCCTCGCTCGCGACCCCCACGACCCGCAGTCCCGCGGCCCGAGCGAGCTGGACGGCCGCGACACCCACGCCCCCGCCCGCGCCGGTGATCAGCAGCGTCGCACCGGAGGGCAGGCCGAGCTGGCGGACGCCGTCGTACGCGGTCGCCGCCGCGACGGGCAGGGTCGCGGCGTCCGTGAAGGACAGCCCGGCGGGTTTGTGCGCGGTCGTCGTCACCGGCAGCACCGCGTACTGGGCGTATCCGCCGGCCACCGGGTTGCCGAAGACCTCGTCGCCGACGGCGAAGCCGGTCACGCCCTCGCCGGTCTCCTCGACGACGCCGGATACCTCGTTGCCGAAGACGGCGGGCAGTTCGCGGGCCGGGCCGCCGGGGCGCCGGTAACCGGTGCGCTGCTTCCAGTCGACCGGGTTCACGCCCGCCGCGCGCACCGCGACGACGAGCTGTCCCGGGCCGGCGCTCGGCCGGTCCAGATCGACGAGCGCCTCGGTCTCCGGGCCGCCGTACCGCGTGAACACGTACGCCTTGGGCATCTGCTCCCTCACTCTCCTTCGCTGTCACCGAGTGACCGGCTGCCAGGGCCACCGGCGTCGGCACTCAACGGCAAGGGAGATCGCTGGACGGCTATTCCCGGGCCGCCGAAGAGTTCATACGGCCGCAACGATCGGCCGTCCGACAAGGGCGGGGGCGCCGTCGCCGACCGCGTACGGTTGAATGCGTAAGTACTGATCACGTCCGGCCGGCGGGCCGCCGCTCGGACGGCCTGGAGGCACCACCCGCAATGAACGTCACCCGAGGCTTCACGGGGCGCCCGCGCGTCCATCATCCCGGACTGCCGCCCGGCCAGTACGACGCGGGCGACGACTGGCCCGTCCTGTCCGCCGAGGTCACGCCGGACCTGGCGGCGGCCGACTGGTCCTTCCGGATCGACGGTCTGGTGGCCGAGCCGCGCACCTGGAGCTGGGACGCGGCGCACGCGCTGGCGCCGTCCGCCTACGAGGGCGACATCCACTGCGTGACCAGCTGGTCGAAGTTCGGGGTGCGCTTCGGGGGTGTGTCGCTGGACGCGTTCCTGGGTCTCGTACGCCCGGACGCGACCGCCACCCACGCCGTCGCCTACTCGCACACCGGGTACACCACGAACCTGCCGCTGACGGATCTCACCGGGGGGCGCGCCTGGATCGCGTGGGAGTACGACGGCAGGCCGCTGCCCGCCGAGCACGGCGGCCCGGCGCGGCTGCTCGTGCCGCATCTGTACTTCTGGAAGAGCGCCAAGTGGATCGCGGGCCTCAGGATCCTCGACCACGACGAGCCGGGCTTCTGGGAGCAGAACGGCTATCACGCCCGCGGCAACCCCTGGGAAGAGCAGCGTTACTCCGGTGACTGAGACCTTCGTACCCCCGACCCGGTTCGCCGTGCCCGGCCGGATCGCCGTGAGCAACCGGGCAGCGGCCGTCTGGCAGACCGCCACGCTCACCGAGATCCGCCGTGAGACGCCGCACGCCGCCACCTTCCGGTTCGCGGTGCCCGGCTGGCAGGGCCATCTGCCCGGCCAGCACCTGATGCTGCGGCTGACGGCCGAGGACGGCTACGGGGCGCAGCGGCACTACTCGATCGCGTCGCCGCCCGAGGACGCCGGGCACATCGAGCTGACGCTGGACCATGTCGAGGGCGGCGAGGTCTCCGGCTGGTTCCACACGGTGGCCGAGCCCGGTGACGAGGTGCAGGTGCGCGGTCCGCTCAGCGGCTTCTTCGCGTGGCCCGGCGACCGGCCCGCGCTGCTGATCGGCGCGGGCTCCGGTGTCGTACCGCTGATGTCGATGGTGCGCCATCACCGGGCGCAGGGGTCGACGGTGCCGTTGCGGCTGCTCGTCTCGGCGCGCAGCCCGCAGGAGCTGATCTACGCCCGCGAGTACGGCGACGAGACCACGCCCGTCTTCACCCGCGACGCCGCGGCGGGGGTGCCCGTGGGCCGTATGTCGGCCGCCCATGTGGCGCCGCTCCTGGACCGGGCGCCTCCTGGTGGGTGGGAGGCCTATGTGTGCGGCTCCAACGGGTTCGCGGAGCATGCCTCGCGGCTGCTCGTCGAGGCCGGTCAGCCGGTGCACCGTATCCGGATCGAGCGCTTCGGCTGACCTCCCGCGTGGGGCCGTCAGCAGTGCGGGACCACGGCCACCGGACAGCCTGCGTGGTGGATCAGGGAGCGGGCGGCCCGGCCCAGGCCCGGTGCCGACGTACGGCGGCCGATCACCAGGAGCCCGGCCCGGATGGACGCCCTGAGCAGGTGGTGTCCGGGATGACCGGGGATCACCCGCTCCAGGACGTCGGTCCCCGGAAACTTGTGCCGCCAGGGTTGCAGCGTCGTCGTCAGCGTCCGCCGCGCGCCCTCCTCCCGCTCGGCCGCGTCGCCGGGCAGCGGCGCTCCGGGCGCGTGTCCCGTCGGCGGGAGTGTCGTCCAGGTGTGCACCACGTGCAGCGGCGCCGAGCGCACGGCCGCCGCCTCGAAGGCGTAGGCGATCAGCCGGTCGGCCGGGTGGTCCAGGTCGAGGCCGAGGACGACCGGCAGATACGCGGCCCGGCCGGGCGGTGTGCCGTCGTCGGCCGGCATCCGCTCGTCCTCGGCCAGTTCGCCCGTGCGCACGAGCACGACCGGGCGCGCGGCGCGGGCCGCGACGGCGAGGGCCACCGAGCCCACGAGGAATCCCGCGAATCCGGTGAATCCCCGGGAGCCGAGGACGAGCGTCTCCGCCTCCGCTGCCGCCGCCAGCAGCGCCGGGACCGCGGGTGTCTCGGTACGGCGGGCGATGATGTCCAACGCCGGGTGCGCGTAAGCCAGTTGGACCGCGGCCCGGTCGAGGGCGGTGCGCGCGGGCAGGTCGACGTCCGGCACGGGGGCGGGGACGGGCGGTTCGGCGCCCGCGTGCAGCAGGCGCAGCGGGAGTCGGCGGCGTTCGGCCTCGCGTGCGGCCCAGTCGGCGGCGTCGAGGCCGGTGCGCGATCCGTCGATGCCGACGGTGATGGTGCGGGTGCCGGAGGTCATGGCTCCTGCCTTTCGGATTTCGACGATCGACCGTTCCGGGAGGCGTGCACGCGGGGTGCGCGAGGCGTGCGCGCGGGGTGCTGCTTGTGGTGACGGCTGAGGCGCGTGGGGATGTTGTGGCGGCGGGGAGGG from Streptomyces avermitilis MA-4680 = NBRC 14893 includes the following:
- a CDS encoding ferredoxin reductase, which translates into the protein MTETFVPPTRFAVPGRIAVSNRAAAVWQTATLTEIRRETPHAATFRFAVPGWQGHLPGQHLMLRLTAEDGYGAQRHYSIASPPEDAGHIELTLDHVEGGEVSGWFHTVAEPGDEVQVRGPLSGFFAWPGDRPALLIGAGSGVVPLMSMVRHHRAQGSTVPLRLLVSARSPQELIYAREYGDETTPVFTRDAAAGVPVGRMSAAHVAPLLDRAPPGGWEAYVCGSNGFAEHASRLLVEAGQPVHRIRIERFG
- a CDS encoding sulfite oxidase-like oxidoreductase; the protein is MNVTRGFTGRPRVHHPGLPPGQYDAGDDWPVLSAEVTPDLAAADWSFRIDGLVAEPRTWSWDAAHALAPSAYEGDIHCVTSWSKFGVRFGGVSLDAFLGLVRPDATATHAVAYSHTGYTTNLPLTDLTGGRAWIAWEYDGRPLPAEHGGPARLLVPHLYFWKSAKWIAGLRILDHDEPGFWEQNGYHARGNPWEEQRYSGD
- a CDS encoding MarR family winged helix-turn-helix transcriptional regulator, with product MKTVEGPDETVVTVEEPGAHGAHGGSDAEAAVETIQREMTAFARRARASAGRMHPELSLVSYTLLGHLEESGGCRATDLATHYTLDKSTVSRQVAALERTGLIERRLDPEDHRVQVLHLTQAGRRILAQVTESRREAFHERLADWPKEDLERFAAYLLRYNAAAGEGPLKERSADG
- a CDS encoding NADP-dependent oxidoreductase, translating into MPKAYVFTRYGGPETEALVDLDRPSAGPGQLVVAVRAAGVNPVDWKQRTGYRRPGGPARELPAVFGNEVSGVVEETGEGVTGFAVGDEVFGNPVAGGYAQYAVLPVTTTAHKPAGLSFTDAATLPVAAATAYDGVRQLGLPSGATLLITGAGGGVGVAAVQLARAAGLRVVGVASEAKKDLVESLSAVHVPSGPELAERVRAAAPGDVDAVFDLVGGEVLEAAATLLTDRTKLITGADRETVARLGGAPVARARTAAVLDAVAALAVGGELKPYVTRTFPLELAAEALRTVEEGHARGKVVIEVAE
- a CDS encoding GNAT family N-acetyltransferase; the protein is MAGPRPERHVLDNPALASLTGPHAHFAERRGRVLRYPVDVSPWLGLPDEPDADDWADLAALVGPGEEAPLAGFRGRAPDGWEVTFDIAGVQLVDNGIAAAPDAEAVRLGPEDVPEMLDLVERTRPGPFLPRTVELGTYLGIRRGGALVAMAGERLHPPGWTEISAVCTDPEFRGEGLAGRLVLAVAHGIRERGETPFLHTGAGNTNAIRLYEALGFRLRRTTRFLAARVPEHVPAGRQVGV
- a CDS encoding universal stress protein; translation: MTSGTRTITVGIDGSRTGLDAADWAAREAERRRLPLRLLHAGAEPPVPAPVPDVDLPARTALDRAAVQLAYAHPALDIIARRTETPAVPALLAAAAEAETLVLGSRGFTGFAGFLVGSVALAVAARAARPVVLVRTGELAEDERMPADDGTPPGRAAYLPVVLGLDLDHPADRLIAYAFEAAAVRSAPLHVVHTWTTLPPTGHAPGAPLPGDAAEREEGARRTLTTTLQPWRHKFPGTDVLERVIPGHPGHHLLRASIRAGLLVIGRRTSAPGLGRAARSLIHHAGCPVAVVPHC